Proteins from a single region of Desulfolutivibrio sulfoxidireducens:
- a CDS encoding FAD-dependent oxidoreductase, translating to MKTTYDALVVGAGIGGIRSALDLAEAGHKVALIDKRPNIGGLLTKLDHQFPSDHCGMCKMLPLTERESSSQFCLRKGLFHKNIEIMLSSELISLEGEPGKFQAVVNRKASFVDPTKCIGCGLCAEVCPVKVKSEFNAGLSERGAIHLPVPHGIPNTYAVDLESCMRCWKCFETCPTGAIDFKLAEREEFKILVADPDEGAIKQYSKWFEDLKFPFLQATTGERAIELISADESIRMLLLDMSIKDMEPQRVLTRALEICPELAVIILAGPTRGDQAQKLVGLGARDSRLHPLRRSTFVPWLDKHYMRIMADERVKMDVAAVILAVGFECYDPSELSGILGYGVLPGVVTSLEFERLLSGTGPTAGSLRRPADGGAVRKIAWLQCVGSRDIQKNADFCSSFCCMASIKEALLAKRTLGQEVETTIFYMDMRTFGRDFDRYRREAKDIHGVRFIRSRPHSVMPGDPEAGGLRLQYIDDQGSQREEFFDMVVLGVGARPPAGMTSLARAADIETNAFGFCKSQDLNPGRTTRLGVFAAGSANGPKDIAESVLQSGAAALGASRLINLFAPIRGRVQEPRPAYRNVARQAPAILAVVCRSCPVMRESLDMERIGERLGSLPSVRRVETVDRACTTEGWNRIKELAEKEQPNRILIGACMPYAYVPRLRELGGTLGLNPALMDVVDIHTPMFSGPQAEGPECLERTERDILAALRMSAAKLLGADPAPLRTRDPVVPAALVVGGGLAGMTAAVGIADHDYKVTLVESGEKLGGLAMNVHWTLQGGDPPKLMEELIDQVGKHPNIRVLTNARVSLSTGAAGRFMSIVSTDKGGIPVEHGVTILATGGRRAKVYDFGFLDRKTVLTHQDFETRLATGVLDTTALSSVALIQCWRFRDAPRGYCSRVCCAEALKIVLFLKKKHPDLPVYVLYRDIMSYGFSEEYYTKARKAGAIFIRYDPERKPLVRIDDATRPIVTVYDQILGRELELHVDLLSLSDGIEPNDVEEVSEVFGVPTGPDGFFQEAESKWRPVDFLKQGVFVCGVARGPATMAETIVSAKAAAQRSLRVLCDKSMAKAHVVAEVRPSLCSLCGRCLAVCPYGARTLDMEEGRIVVDDLLCQGCGSCAAVCPNSASFLRGFSDHQVMSVIDASLADMVRTEQVE from the coding sequence ATGAAAACCACCTACGACGCCCTGGTGGTGGGGGCGGGCATCGGCGGCATCCGGTCCGCCCTGGATCTGGCCGAGGCCGGGCACAAGGTCGCCCTGATCGACAAGCGCCCGAACATCGGGGGGCTGCTCACAAAGCTCGATCACCAGTTCCCCTCGGACCATTGCGGCATGTGCAAGATGCTGCCTTTGACCGAACGCGAATCGTCGAGCCAGTTTTGCCTGCGCAAGGGGCTTTTCCACAAGAACATCGAGATCATGCTCTCCTCGGAGCTGATCTCCCTCGAGGGGGAACCCGGCAAGTTCCAGGCCGTGGTCAACAGGAAGGCCTCCTTCGTGGACCCGACCAAATGCATCGGCTGCGGACTCTGCGCCGAGGTCTGTCCGGTCAAGGTGAAAAGCGAATTCAACGCCGGCCTTTCCGAGCGCGGGGCCATCCACCTGCCCGTGCCCCATGGCATCCCCAACACCTACGCGGTGGATCTCGAGAGCTGCATGCGCTGCTGGAAGTGCTTCGAGACCTGTCCCACCGGGGCCATCGACTTCAAGCTCGCGGAGCGCGAAGAGTTCAAGATCCTGGTCGCCGACCCGGACGAAGGGGCCATAAAGCAGTATTCCAAGTGGTTCGAGGACCTGAAGTTTCCCTTCCTCCAGGCCACGACGGGAGAGCGGGCCATTGAACTCATAAGCGCCGACGAATCCATCCGGATGCTTTTATTGGACATGAGCATCAAGGACATGGAACCGCAACGGGTCCTGACCAGGGCCCTGGAAATATGTCCGGAACTGGCGGTCATCATCCTGGCCGGCCCGACCAGGGGCGACCAGGCCCAGAAGCTGGTCGGCCTGGGGGCCAGGGACAGCAGGCTGCACCCCCTGAGGCGGTCCACCTTCGTGCCCTGGCTGGACAAGCACTACATGCGCATCATGGCCGACGAGCGGGTGAAGATGGATGTGGCCGCCGTCATCCTGGCCGTGGGCTTCGAGTGCTACGATCCCTCGGAACTCTCCGGCATCCTGGGCTACGGCGTCCTGCCGGGCGTGGTCACCTCCCTGGAATTCGAGCGGCTTTTAAGCGGCACGGGCCCCACGGCCGGCAGCCTCCGCCGGCCCGCTGACGGCGGGGCCGTGCGCAAGATCGCCTGGCTGCAGTGCGTGGGTTCCAGGGATATCCAGAAAAACGCGGACTTCTGCTCCTCGTTTTGCTGCATGGCCTCCATCAAGGAGGCCCTTCTGGCCAAGCGGACCCTGGGCCAGGAGGTCGAAACGACCATCTTCTACATGGACATGCGCACCTTCGGCCGGGATTTCGACCGCTACCGCCGCGAGGCAAAGGATATCCACGGCGTGCGCTTCATCCGGTCCAGGCCGCATTCGGTCATGCCGGGCGATCCCGAGGCCGGAGGGCTTCGCCTCCAGTACATCGACGACCAGGGGAGTCAGCGCGAGGAGTTCTTCGACATGGTGGTTCTCGGGGTCGGGGCCCGTCCCCCGGCGGGCATGACCAGCCTGGCCCGGGCCGCGGACATCGAAACCAACGCCTTCGGCTTCTGCAAGAGTCAGGACCTCAACCCGGGCCGCACGACCCGTCTGGGGGTCTTCGCCGCCGGCTCCGCCAACGGGCCCAAGGACATCGCCGAGTCGGTCCTCCAGTCCGGGGCGGCCGCCCTGGGCGCCTCCCGGCTGATCAACCTCTTCGCGCCCATCCGTGGCCGGGTCCAAGAGCCCAGGCCCGCCTATCGGAATGTCGCCAGGCAGGCCCCGGCGATTCTGGCCGTCGTATGCCGTTCCTGTCCGGTCATGCGGGAGAGCCTGGACATGGAGCGGATCGGGGAGCGTCTGGGCTCCCTGCCCTCGGTGCGCCGGGTGGAGACGGTGGACAGGGCCTGCACCACCGAGGGCTGGAACCGGATCAAGGAACTGGCCGAGAAGGAGCAGCCCAACAGGATCCTGATCGGGGCCTGCATGCCCTACGCCTACGTGCCCAGGCTTCGGGAACTGGGCGGGACCCTCGGCCTCAACCCCGCGCTCATGGATGTGGTGGACATCCATACCCCCATGTTTTCCGGACCACAGGCCGAAGGCCCGGAATGTCTGGAGCGCACCGAGCGGGATATCCTGGCCGCCCTGCGCATGTCCGCCGCAAAACTTCTCGGGGCCGATCCCGCGCCGCTCCGCACGCGCGATCCCGTCGTGCCGGCCGCTCTGGTGGTCGGCGGCGGCCTGGCCGGGATGACGGCGGCCGTGGGCATCGCGGACCACGACTACAAGGTGACGCTGGTTGAAAGCGGCGAAAAATTGGGCGGCCTGGCCATGAACGTGCATTGGACCCTCCAGGGCGGCGATCCTCCCAAGCTCATGGAGGAACTCATCGACCAGGTCGGCAAGCATCCCAACATCCGGGTCCTGACCAACGCCCGGGTGTCTTTGTCCACCGGCGCGGCCGGGCGGTTCATGAGCATCGTCTCGACCGATAAGGGCGGCATCCCGGTGGAGCACGGCGTGACCATCCTGGCCACGGGCGGCAGGCGGGCCAAGGTCTACGACTTCGGCTTTTTGGACCGCAAGACCGTGCTCACCCATCAGGATTTCGAGACGCGGCTGGCCACGGGCGTCCTGGACACCACGGCGCTTTCCTCGGTGGCGCTCATCCAGTGCTGGCGCTTCAGGGACGCCCCGCGCGGGTACTGTTCGCGGGTCTGTTGCGCCGAGGCCCTCAAGATCGTGTTGTTTCTCAAAAAAAAGCATCCGGACCTGCCCGTGTATGTCCTGTACCGGGACATTATGAGCTACGGCTTCTCGGAAGAGTACTACACCAAGGCCCGCAAGGCCGGGGCCATCTTCATCCGCTACGACCCGGAGCGCAAGCCCCTGGTGCGCATCGACGACGCCACCAGGCCGATCGTCACCGTGTATGACCAGATTCTGGGTCGGGAGCTTGAACTGCACGTGGATCTCCTGTCCCTGTCCGACGGCATCGAGCCCAACGACGTGGAGGAGGTGTCGGAGGTTTTCGGGGTCCCCACCGGGCCGGACGGTTTTTTCCAGGAGGCCGAATCCAAGTGGCGGCCCGTGGATTTCCTCAAGCAGGGGGTTTTTGTCTGCGGCGTGGCCCGGGGGCCGGCCACCATGGCCGAGACCATCGTCTCGGCCAAGGCCGCGGCCCAGCGCTCCCTGCGGGTGCTGTGCGACAAGAGCATGGCCAAGGCCCATGTGGTGGCCGAGGTCCGGCCGAGTCTGTGCTCGCTGTGCGGCAGGTGCCTGGCCGTGTGTCCCTACGGGGCCAGGACCCTGGACATGGAGGAGGGCCGGATCGTGGTCGACGATCTTTTGTGCCAGGGCTGCGGCTCGTGCGCGGCGGTCTGCCCCAACAGCGCCAGTTTCCTCAGGGGATTTAGCGACCATCAGGTCATGTCCGTCATCGACGCCTCCCTGGCCGACATGGTCCGGACGGAACAGGTGGAATGA
- a CDS encoding Coenzyme F420 hydrogenase/dehydrogenase, beta subunit C-terminal domain: MATTAKIEVGGEGPASALREMLKRILADEGVSAVMVARHTPGGGAVMPALITDPDRLDEADPLAPAFPLNTARLLGRLTRGESQGMIAAVMRPCEIRAFVELAKLNQGSMENALLIGVDCPGAFTNPDYRAFCGTQSPGDISREFLRTFVPGGIPVSEVQGAPPLSRACRACEHPTARAADCMIGFFGTDPEKSMSLVSQTPKGQALINRLALPEAGREIVDNRASALAVLVQERGAYRDAMFEKTRAATDSLEKLGRFLSGCVNCYNCRVACPVCYCRECVFVTDVFDHEPWQYLSWAKQKGALKLPSDTLFYHLTRLAHMSAACVGCGQCSNACPNDVPVMELFRMTAAGVQKAFDYEAGRSPEEAPPLSVFHEREFSEVTGGVD, encoded by the coding sequence ATGGCTACCACGGCGAAGATAGAGGTCGGCGGCGAGGGTCCCGCCTCGGCGTTACGGGAGATGCTCAAACGCATTCTGGCCGACGAGGGCGTCTCGGCGGTCATGGTCGCGCGGCACACGCCCGGCGGCGGGGCCGTCATGCCCGCACTGATCACGGACCCGGACCGCCTGGACGAGGCGGACCCCCTGGCCCCGGCCTTTCCCCTGAACACGGCCAGGCTTCTGGGCCGGCTGACCCGGGGGGAATCCCAGGGCATGATCGCGGCCGTCATGCGGCCCTGCGAGATCCGGGCCTTTGTGGAACTGGCCAAGCTCAACCAGGGCAGCATGGAAAACGCCCTGCTCATCGGGGTCGATTGCCCCGGGGCCTTCACGAACCCGGACTATCGCGCCTTTTGCGGCACGCAAAGCCCCGGGGACATCTCGCGGGAATTTCTAAGGACATTTGTTCCCGGCGGGATTCCCGTAAGCGAGGTCCAAGGCGCGCCGCCCCTGTCGCGGGCCTGCCGGGCCTGCGAACATCCCACAGCCCGGGCCGCGGACTGTATGATCGGCTTTTTCGGCACGGACCCGGAAAAGAGCATGTCCCTGGTCTCCCAGACTCCCAAGGGGCAGGCCCTGATCAACCGCCTGGCCCTGCCCGAGGCGGGGCGGGAGATTGTCGACAACCGGGCCAGCGCCCTGGCGGTCCTGGTCCAGGAGCGCGGCGCCTATCGCGACGCCATGTTCGAAAAGACCCGGGCGGCCACGGACAGTCTGGAAAAGCTCGGGCGATTCCTTTCCGGCTGCGTCAATTGCTACAACTGCCGGGTGGCCTGCCCGGTCTGCTACTGCCGGGAATGCGTCTTCGTCACCGACGTCTTCGACCACGAGCCCTGGCAATACCTGAGTTGGGCCAAGCAGAAAGGGGCGCTCAAGCTGCCCTCGGACACGCTGTTCTACCATCTGACCCGGCTGGCCCACATGAGCGCGGCCTGCGTCGGCTGCGGCCAATGCTCCAACGCCTGCCCCAACGATGTCCCGGTCATGGAGCTTTTCCGAATGACCGCCGCCGGGGTCCAGAAGGCCTTTGATTACGAGGCCGGACGGAGTCCGGAAGAGGCGCCGCCGCTTTCGGTCTTCCATGAGCGGGAGTTTTCCGAAGTCACTGGAGGAGTGGATTAG
- a CDS encoding hydrogenase iron-sulfur subunit — protein MDRTNDEFEPTIVAFVCNWCTYTAADLAGTARMIQSPNVRLIRMMCTGMVDPKYVIKALLSGADAVLVSGCHPGDCHYINGNYKARRRMKLLKEILPRFGIDERRFKLTWVGASEGNEFAATINEMTARIRELGPNEAGTTMVI, from the coding sequence ATGGACCGGACAAACGACGAGTTCGAACCCACGATCGTGGCCTTCGTATGTAACTGGTGCACCTATACCGCCGCCGACCTGGCCGGTACGGCCCGCATGATCCAGTCCCCCAACGTCCGGCTCATCCGCATGATGTGCACCGGCATGGTGGACCCCAAGTACGTGATCAAGGCGCTTTTGTCCGGGGCCGACGCGGTCCTGGTCAGCGGCTGCCACCCGGGCGACTGCCACTACATCAACGGCAATTACAAGGCCCGGCGCAGGATGAAGCTCTTAAAGGAGATCCTGCCGCGCTTCGGCATCGACGAACGACGCTTCAAGCTGACCTGGGTCGGGGCCAGCGAGGGAAACGAGTTCGCGGCCACCATCAATGAAATGACGGCGCGCATAAGGGAGCTTGGGCCAAACGAGGCCGGAACCACCATGGTCATCTGA